From Phocoena phocoena chromosome 16, mPhoPho1.1, whole genome shotgun sequence, a single genomic window includes:
- the FOXI2 gene encoding forkhead box protein I2 yields MAAYRDCSGPCAAPHGQARAAAHPAGYARGDLGVAGGGGPRLWLNAPALSSAPYAPGPAPASPYGAPGPLLGAPGGLAGADLAWLSLSGQQELLRLVRPPYSYSALIAMAIQSAPLRRLTLSQIYQYVAGNFPFYKRSKAGWQNSIRHNLSLNDCFKKVPRDEDDPGKGNYWTLDPNCEKMFDNGNFRRKRKRRGEASAAASSGARSPGGAEAPELEPLGAASPDLRLSSSPPAPEAAACFSSFASAMGALAGGLGTFPGGLAGDFSFGRSTTVAAHGTQAPGPALGFASGHQTAATGFRVGHFVYSREGTEV; encoded by the exons ATGGCCGCTTACCGCGACTGCTCGGGGCCCTGCGCGGCCCCGCACGGCCAGGCCCGGGCGGCCGCGCACCCCGCGGGATACGCGCGTGGCGACCTGGGCGTGGCGGGCGGTGGTGGCCCGCGCCTGTGGCTGAACGCGCCCGCTCTCAGCTCCGCGCCCTACGCGCCGGGACCCGCGCCCGCGTCCCCTTACGGGGCCCCTGGCCCGCTCCTCGGGGCCCCGGGCGGCCTGGCGGGCGCCGACCTCGCGTGGCTGAGCCTGTCTGGCCAACAGGAGCTGCTGAGGCTGGTGCGGCCGCCCTACTCGTACTCGGCGCTCATCGCCATGGCCATTCAGAGCGCGCCGCTGCGCAGGCTGACGCTCAGCCAGATCTACCAGTACGTGGCCGGCAACTTCCCCTTCTACAAGCGCAGCAAGGCGGGCTGGCAGAACTCCATCCGCCACAACCTGTCGCTCAACGACTGCTTCAAGAAGGTACCCCGCGACGAGGACGACCCAG GTAAAGGCAATTACTGGACCCTGGACCCAAACTGCGAGAAGATGTTCGACAACGGGAACTTccgaaggaagaggaagaggaggggggaggcGAGCGCGGCCGCATCCTCGGGTGCCCGGAGCCCGGGAGGAGCCGAGGCGCCGGAGCTGGAGCCCCTGGGCGCCGCCTCCCCGGACCTGCGGCTCTCGTCGTCCCCTCCCGCGCCCGAGGCAGCCGCCTGCTTCTCCAGTTTCGCCTCGGCCATGGGCGCCCTGGCTGGAGGCCTCGGTACCTTTCCCGGGGGCCTGGCGGGCGACTTTTCTTTCGGGAGATCCACGACGGTCGCTGCCCACGGtacccaggcccccggccccgcgCTCGGCTTCGCCTCCGGCCATCAGACGGCGGCCACCGGCTTCCGCGTCGGTCACTTCGTCTACAGTCGGGAAGGGACTGAAGTTTGA